Part of the Borrelia duttonii Ly genome is shown below.
TTTGTCATAAGAAAACCCCTTGCAATTTATTTAAAAAATATATTATATATGGTATCACAGATACTAGTTTTTGTCAATTTTTTATGTTATATGTAATATATTTACTAAATATTAAATAAAACTTTAAAACTTTCATTAATAAAAAGTTTGCTTATTATTAATAATTAAGTTATTATTAATAATAAGAAAGCTACATAGGAGGCTCGAATGAATAGCAATGAAAATTCATTACCCTATACAAAACCATCAAAGAAATATCACAACAGATATTATAAAATAGTATCAATAGTTAAATTCTTTCAAAAGAATTCAATCAAATACAATCAAACCAGTATTCTAAATACACTAAATCGTTTTCTAGCCAAAGATGAACTTAAAATAATTACACTTAGAACCCTTAGAAAAGATTTAGCCTTGTTATGTAATAAAGGTATTATTAAAAAAACTTTATTAAGATTGGGCGAAGGAAATGGCTCATATATAAGATATTCAGCAAATAAATACAGTCTCAGAAATTTAAAACGTTTTCTTGACGATAAACAAGCGATCGTTGAACATGATGCAAATGCAACATATAAATTCACAAAAGAAACACAACAAAAATATTACTTAAAAAACAAAAGATTGAATATTCATAAACATAAAAATGCAACTAAAAATGTCAGTCATAATATAACTAATAATAAAAAAATAAATAATAAAAAAAATAAAAAAGAAGAGAAAAAAGAAATAGGAAAGAGAACAATCGACACGAACTATATGATAAAAAATGTAGCAAAATGGAAAACAATGAGATATTTGGATAAAGTAAAAGAAAAT
Proteins encoded:
- a CDS encoding plasmid maintenance protein is translated as MNSNENSLPYTKPSKKYHNRYYKIVSIVKFFQKNSIKYNQTSILNTLNRFLAKDELKIITLRTLRKDLALLCNKGIIKKTLLRLGEGNGSYIRYSANKYSLRNLKRFLDDKQAIVEHDANATYKFTKETQQKYYLKNKRLNIHKHKNATKNVSHNITNNKKINNKKNKKEEKKEIGKRTIDTNYMIKNVAKWKTMRYLDKVKENANKKRYEDSIIRTQEWLKNLKIENSTYKDC